From the Lancefieldella sp. Marseille-Q7238 genome, one window contains:
- a CDS encoding DUF979 domain-containing protein — MDALIAFYTSTDPKITLSAKLLEIVFVLIGLVAMYAGVSNFRDKTNVKRIGTGIFWTMLGLLFIVGKWIPSELTGIGLIIMLLPAVFKQVGRGEDTTKPTEEEMAVAYSSIGNKIFLASFSIGVFALIFAFLFPKISTLVGLTVGVFVGCGILLCMRPGVNTPKLFLDDSRRMLDIVGPLVMLPTLLSILGATFTAAGVGEVISHLVGGVIPEGNLIVGIVVYCVGMALFTAIMGNAFAAITVLTVGIGAPFVLSLGADPTVVGALALTCGFCGTLMTPMAANFNIVPVAILEMDDEYGVIKKQVVPAIFMLTVQIVMMIVLVAL, encoded by the coding sequence ATGGACGCTCTTATCGCTTTTTACACTTCCACCGACCCGAAAATTACGCTTTCGGCAAAATTACTTGAAATTGTCTTTGTGCTTATTGGTCTCGTGGCGATGTACGCAGGCGTTTCAAATTTCCGCGACAAAACCAACGTTAAGCGTATCGGTACCGGGATTTTTTGGACCATGCTCGGCCTGCTTTTTATTGTAGGAAAATGGATTCCCTCCGAGCTGACCGGCATCGGTCTTATCATCATGCTGCTTCCTGCGGTCTTCAAACAAGTTGGGCGCGGAGAAGATACGACAAAGCCCACCGAAGAAGAGATGGCCGTGGCGTATTCGAGCATCGGCAACAAAATCTTTTTAGCGTCGTTCAGCATCGGTGTTTTTGCGCTGATTTTCGCCTTCCTCTTCCCTAAGATTTCAACGCTTGTAGGACTTACGGTAGGCGTTTTTGTAGGCTGCGGCATTCTTTTATGTATGCGGCCCGGCGTGAATACTCCCAAGCTCTTTCTTGATGACTCAAGGCGCATGCTTGATATCGTAGGGCCGCTGGTTATGCTACCTACGCTCCTTTCGATTCTTGGCGCGACCTTTACGGCTGCCGGCGTGGGTGAAGTCATTTCTCACCTTGTGGGAGGCGTTATTCCCGAGGGTAATTTGATTGTCGGTATTGTCGTCTACTGCGTAGGAATGGCGCTCTTTACCGCCATTATGGGTAACGCCTTCGCGGCAATTACCGTGCTTACCGTGGGTATCGGAGCTCCGTTTGTGCTTTCGCTCGGAGCAGATCCCACCGTTGTTGGCGCGCTTGCTCTGACCTGCGGTTTCTGCGGTACGCTTATGACGCCAATGGCGGCAAACTTCAATATTGTTCCCGTGGCGATTCTTGAGATGGACGATGAGTATGGCGTTATCAAGAAACAAGTCGTTCCTGCCATCTTTATGCTTACGGTGCAAATCGTTATGATGATTGTACTGGTAGCACTCTAA
- a CDS encoding DUF969 family protein, with protein sequence MDITELVKLLGILVVVVGFAFKWDSILTILIAACVTAVIAGMDPIVFLQTLGKSFVSTRTMLICVVVFVLTGTLERNGLRNAARELMRRVKGASGGIIMAAYGVFRLIFAAFNVGFGGVAGFIKPVVMPMAEAADDPDATLMTPRHRDDLKGMASGMENVAWFFGQVLFVGSSGMLLVQSTLKELGYAVELSHLAAIELPVALIAVAFTSAYYIFLDRRYQKRDIEAAADKAGNTAVVATGDATTETGGEA encoded by the coding sequence ATGGATATAACCGAGTTGGTCAAACTGCTTGGCATCCTGGTAGTCGTGGTTGGCTTCGCGTTTAAGTGGGATTCGATTCTTACGATTCTCATAGCGGCATGCGTTACCGCGGTGATTGCCGGCATGGACCCGATCGTATTTTTGCAGACGCTGGGAAAGAGCTTTGTCTCAACGCGTACCATGCTTATTTGCGTGGTAGTTTTTGTGCTGACGGGCACGCTTGAACGAAACGGCCTTCGCAATGCGGCTCGTGAGCTCATGCGGCGCGTTAAGGGCGCCAGCGGCGGCATCATCATGGCGGCCTATGGCGTTTTCCGCCTCATTTTCGCCGCGTTTAACGTTGGCTTTGGCGGCGTCGCCGGGTTTATTAAGCCCGTGGTTATGCCTATGGCTGAGGCGGCGGACGATCCTGACGCGACGCTGATGACACCTCGTCACCGCGATGATCTTAAGGGCATGGCGTCCGGCATGGAAAATGTCGCGTGGTTCTTCGGTCAAGTGCTCTTTGTGGGTTCGTCAGGCATGCTGCTGGTGCAAAGCACACTTAAGGAGCTTGGATACGCCGTTGAACTTTCGCATCTTGCGGCTATCGAGCTTCCGGTAGCTCTCATTGCCGTTGCATTTACCTCGGCATACTATATATTCCTCGACCGCCGATATCAAAAGCGCGACATCGAGGCCGCCGCGGATAAGGCCGGAAATACGGCCGTCGTTGCAACGGGCGATGCCACTACTGAGACAGGAGGTGAGGCGTAA
- the pth gene encoding aminoacyl-tRNA hydrolase, with translation MKANRQPQTISTSLKAPSLVCGLGNPGEKYAHTRHNVGFAVIDALAERYDARYWKHEAGCLVATIIVMDADTQRREVLLAKPQDFMNTSGGPLSKLAQTRRISPADILVVHDEVDLAAGSVRTRASGGLNAHNGLRSIADKFGTRDFMRLQCGIGRPPGRMKVAGYVLKELKGAALEEFLVTVEVAADEAEKLFKAPLTKPVLKGFLAT, from the coding sequence ATGAAAGCAAACAGACAGCCGCAGACCATCTCCACATCTCTCAAGGCTCCTTCTCTTGTGTGCGGTCTCGGCAACCCTGGCGAGAAGTACGCGCACACCAGGCATAACGTCGGCTTTGCTGTAATTGACGCGCTTGCCGAACGCTATGACGCGCGCTACTGGAAGCATGAAGCGGGCTGTCTGGTTGCCACCATCATAGTCATGGATGCAGACACACAACGGCGAGAGGTTCTTCTCGCCAAACCGCAGGATTTTATGAACACCAGCGGAGGACCTCTCTCAAAGCTCGCTCAGACGAGGCGCATCTCTCCTGCCGACATACTTGTCGTTCATGATGAAGTTGATCTTGCAGCCGGAAGCGTACGAACACGAGCCAGCGGCGGACTTAATGCCCATAACGGCCTGCGCTCCATTGCAGACAAGTTTGGCACCCGCGATTTCATGCGCCTGCAGTGCGGCATCGGGCGCCCGCCTGGTCGAATGAAGGTAGCTGGCTACGTCTTGAAAGAGCTCAAAGGCGCCGCTCTTGAAGAGTTTCTTGTCACCGTTGAGGTGGCAGCCGATGAGGCGGAGAAACTGTTCAAGGCACCTCTGACAAAACCTGTCCTCAAGGGTTTTCTCGCCACATGA
- a CDS encoding sulfide/dihydroorotate dehydrogenase-like FAD/NAD-binding protein: protein MYKILEKTQFSEKVFKFRIEAPEMARHAHAGQFLMVRANETGERVPFTFADWNPEEGWVEFIFMVIGKTTEMLSTYEAGNAIQDVTGPLGQPTEMGEGRWAVIGGGVGLAIAFPVARQLKATGHEVHAIMGARTKDLLLLEEQFRSVLDDKHLHITTDDGSYGEKGVVTAPLERLLQEKKVDHVFCVGPVPMMKFSALTAEKYNTPIIASLNPIMVDGTGMCGCCRVEVGGETKFACVDGPDFDATKVDWNDLRARQAAYLTEEGQSLKAYEETRCACHR, encoded by the coding sequence ATGTATAAGATCCTCGAAAAGACGCAGTTCTCTGAAAAGGTTTTCAAGTTTCGCATTGAGGCACCTGAGATGGCCAGGCACGCACATGCCGGCCAGTTCCTCATGGTGCGCGCCAACGAAACCGGCGAGCGTGTTCCGTTTACGTTTGCCGACTGGAATCCTGAAGAAGGCTGGGTCGAATTCATTTTCATGGTAATCGGTAAAACCACGGAGATGCTCTCTACCTATGAGGCAGGCAACGCTATCCAGGACGTTACCGGTCCGCTTGGCCAACCCACTGAAATGGGTGAAGGTAGATGGGCGGTTATCGGAGGCGGCGTTGGCTTGGCCATTGCCTTCCCTGTTGCTCGCCAACTCAAGGCTACCGGTCATGAAGTTCACGCCATCATGGGCGCCCGCACCAAGGACCTGCTGCTCCTTGAGGAGCAATTCCGCAGCGTGCTTGATGACAAGCATCTCCATATCACCACCGACGACGGCTCCTACGGCGAGAAGGGCGTTGTCACCGCTCCGCTTGAGCGCCTGCTCCAGGAGAAAAAGGTTGACCATGTATTCTGTGTCGGCCCCGTTCCTATGATGAAGTTCTCAGCGCTCACGGCCGAGAAGTACAACACGCCCATCATTGCCTCCCTCAACCCCATCATGGTTGACGGAACCGGCATGTGCGGCTGCTGCCGTGTCGAGGTTGGCGGCGAGACCAAATTCGCCTGCGTTGACGGCCCTGACTTTGATGCCACCAAGGTTGACTGGAACGACCTCCGCGCACGTCAGGCGGCATATCTTACGGAAGAGGGTCAATCGCTGAAGGCGTATGAGGAGACGAGGTGCGCATGCCACAGGTAA
- the gltA gene encoding NADPH-dependent glutamate synthase, whose product MPQVNGRYIPNVKAPRTADNEEPADVRAKDFRPVDKGFTKEMAIAEANRCLDCKNPLCVQGCPVSINIPRFIEAIRAEEFGRGLDIIHEASMLPAVCGRVCPQENQCEGVCVMGKRSEPVAIGQLERFLGDQPELASETKVAPRNGKKVAVVGSGPSGIACAGELARNGFDVTVFEAFFTGGGVLVYGIPEFRLPKAVVKREIDGLKDLGVKFEYNSVVGRITDADELFEKGFDAIYIATGAGLPKLLNIPGENLPNVFFANEYLTRVNLMKANQFPEYDTPTKHGKSVIVFGGGNVAMDAVRTAKRLGADRAIIAYRRTEEEMPARRAELHHAKAEGVEVMPLVSPLEFIAGEGGTVCAVRVQKMELGEPDDSGRRRPVPIEGAIEEIPCDVAISAIGTNANPFAKMIGDIKLNKWGYIEADDEGRTSDPRIWAGGDIVTGAATVILAMGAGKAAAASITKHLA is encoded by the coding sequence ATGCCACAGGTAAATGGTCGTTACATTCCTAATGTAAAAGCTCCTCGTACTGCCGATAACGAAGAGCCAGCTGATGTCCGCGCAAAGGACTTCCGTCCGGTAGACAAGGGCTTCACCAAAGAGATGGCAATCGCGGAGGCCAACCGCTGCCTTGACTGCAAGAACCCGCTTTGTGTACAGGGCTGCCCGGTCAGCATTAACATCCCTCGCTTCATTGAGGCTATCCGTGCCGAAGAATTTGGCCGTGGTCTTGATATCATCCATGAGGCGTCCATGCTTCCCGCTGTCTGCGGCCGTGTATGTCCGCAGGAAAACCAGTGCGAAGGCGTCTGCGTCATGGGCAAACGCAGTGAACCAGTAGCCATCGGCCAGCTGGAACGCTTCCTTGGAGACCAGCCCGAGCTTGCCTCCGAAACCAAGGTTGCTCCCAGAAACGGCAAGAAGGTTGCCGTTGTCGGCTCCGGTCCCTCCGGCATCGCCTGCGCCGGTGAGCTTGCGCGCAATGGCTTTGATGTTACAGTATTTGAAGCATTCTTCACAGGCGGCGGCGTGCTGGTATACGGCATCCCCGAGTTCCGTCTGCCAAAGGCTGTTGTCAAGCGCGAGATTGACGGTCTTAAAGATCTCGGCGTGAAATTTGAGTACAACTCAGTTGTAGGCCGCATTACCGATGCCGATGAGCTCTTTGAGAAGGGTTTCGACGCCATCTATATCGCCACCGGTGCCGGCCTGCCGAAGCTCTTGAACATCCCCGGAGAGAACCTTCCCAACGTCTTCTTCGCAAACGAATACCTTACGCGCGTGAACCTTATGAAGGCAAACCAGTTCCCCGAGTATGACACCCCCACCAAACACGGCAAGTCCGTTATCGTCTTCGGCGGCGGCAATGTTGCCATGGATGCGGTCCGCACGGCAAAGCGCCTGGGCGCCGATCGCGCAATTATCGCATACCGTCGTACCGAAGAAGAGATGCCTGCTCGCCGCGCCGAGCTGCACCATGCCAAGGCTGAAGGTGTCGAGGTTATGCCGCTGGTTTCTCCGCTTGAGTTCATTGCCGGAGAAGGCGGCACCGTATGCGCTGTACGTGTTCAAAAAATGGAACTTGGCGAGCCCGATGACTCCGGTCGTCGTCGCCCCGTACCTATTGAAGGTGCCATTGAGGAGATCCCTTGTGACGTTGCCATCTCTGCTATCGGCACCAATGCCAACCCCTTCGCCAAGATGATTGGTGACATCAAGCTCAATAAATGGGGTTACATTGAGGCCGATGATGAAGGTCGTACATCGGATCCGCGTATCTGGGCTGGTGGCGATATTGTCACCGGCGCGGCTACCGTTATTTTGGCTATGGGGGCTGGCAAAGCCGCCGCGGCTTCAATCACCAAGCACCTCGCATAG
- the ade gene encoding adenine deaminase, with the protein MLNKFCKMPLWECNRTLIRVAQGQEPAELVIRHARLISVTTHEILEDTDIAIACGRVAYLGIAPYTAEHCIGEKTRVIDAQGSLVAPGFMDGHIHVESSMVGVDEYARAVVPHGTTGIYWDPHELCNVTGLEGVAEVAKVATKVPLKAMITTPSCVPAVPGFEDTGASVDAAGVEETMSWDGVVALGEMMNYPGILSCQDNAIEEVNATLKAGRTATGHYSVCETDRGLNAYIASGVSSCHESIRAEDVLAKLRLGMYAQIREGSAWQNLHDLAPAVASGKIDTRLCNLVSDDNHPNTLVSDGHLDRILRMAVREGIDPVTAIQMVTINVATYFQVGEDMGSVTPGKCADLVFLEDLKDFHVTRTIIDGEIVAEDGKALFEAGGYVYPSWMTDTMHVSVDIDENTFRIPAVDANGQALSGSSATVRSMVVAPGSTITGSTEALAPIVDGCLTADPSQDLLKVLVFERHHNTGTYAYGFVKGFGIHGALAQTVAHDAHNLLVVGDNDADMTLAAKTLVECGGGEVAVQDGKILGLVKLPICGLMSPEHVEKVAADVDTIEAAWANMGCTMPSPFMTMGLLSLACIPSLRLTNRGYVDTDTFQFVPLVIGDEA; encoded by the coding sequence ATGCTTAACAAGTTTTGCAAGATGCCTTTGTGGGAATGCAACAGGACTCTCATCCGGGTTGCGCAGGGGCAGGAACCTGCCGAGCTGGTTATCCGCCATGCCCGCCTAATCAGCGTCACCACGCATGAAATTCTTGAGGATACCGATATTGCCATTGCCTGCGGGCGTGTGGCGTATCTGGGCATTGCTCCCTACACGGCAGAACACTGCATTGGCGAGAAGACCCGCGTCATTGACGCTCAAGGCTCGCTTGTGGCGCCAGGCTTTATGGACGGACACATCCACGTTGAGAGTTCTATGGTTGGAGTCGACGAATATGCTCGCGCAGTCGTGCCTCACGGCACCACGGGCATCTATTGGGATCCCCACGAGCTTTGCAACGTGACCGGTCTTGAGGGCGTTGCTGAGGTCGCCAAGGTTGCTACAAAGGTTCCGCTGAAAGCAATGATTACAACGCCTTCCTGCGTTCCGGCCGTCCCGGGCTTTGAGGACACCGGCGCAAGCGTTGATGCCGCGGGCGTTGAGGAAACCATGAGCTGGGATGGTGTTGTTGCTCTCGGTGAAATGATGAACTACCCCGGCATCCTTTCCTGCCAGGACAATGCCATTGAAGAGGTGAACGCAACGCTGAAGGCGGGTCGTACTGCTACCGGCCACTACAGCGTCTGCGAGACGGATCGCGGTCTTAACGCCTATATTGCCTCCGGCGTCTCTTCTTGCCATGAGTCCATCAGGGCGGAAGATGTCCTTGCTAAGTTGCGTCTGGGTATGTACGCTCAGATTCGCGAAGGTTCCGCATGGCAGAATCTCCATGACCTTGCCCCCGCTGTTGCAAGCGGCAAGATTGATACGCGCCTGTGCAACCTTGTTTCTGACGACAACCACCCCAACACGCTGGTTTCCGACGGGCATCTTGACCGTATTTTGCGGATGGCCGTCCGTGAGGGCATTGATCCTGTTACCGCTATCCAGATGGTTACCATCAACGTCGCCACCTACTTCCAGGTAGGCGAGGACATGGGTTCCGTCACCCCCGGAAAGTGCGCCGACCTCGTCTTCCTTGAGGATCTTAAGGACTTCCACGTGACGCGTACCATTATTGACGGCGAGATAGTGGCCGAAGACGGCAAGGCTCTTTTTGAGGCGGGCGGCTATGTGTATCCTTCATGGATGACCGATACCATGCATGTGTCCGTAGACATTGACGAGAATACCTTCCGTATTCCCGCTGTTGACGCAAACGGCCAGGCTCTTTCCGGCTCCTCTGCTACCGTAAGGTCTATGGTAGTCGCTCCCGGTTCCACCATTACCGGTAGCACCGAGGCCCTGGCGCCAATTGTTGACGGCTGCCTTACCGCCGATCCGTCACAAGATCTTTTGAAAGTTCTCGTCTTTGAGCGTCATCACAATACCGGTACGTACGCGTACGGCTTTGTAAAGGGTTTTGGCATCCATGGCGCCCTTGCCCAAACGGTTGCTCATGATGCTCATAATCTGCTTGTTGTCGGCGACAATGACGCTGATATGACGTTGGCCGCAAAGACACTGGTGGAGTGCGGCGGCGGCGAGGTTGCCGTTCAAGATGGAAAGATTCTCGGTCTTGTGAAGCTTCCTATCTGTGGCCTGATGAGTCCTGAGCATGTTGAAAAGGTCGCAGCTGACGTCGATACCATTGAAGCGGCGTGGGCGAACATGGGCTGCACCATGCCTTCTCCGTTTATGACCATGGGCTTGCTGTCGCTGGCGTGCATTCCGAGCCTGCGCCTTACCAACCGTGGCTATGTGGACACTGATACGTTCCAATTTGTACCGCTGGTTATCGGCGACGAGGCGTAA